tctgtgCCAGATCTCAGCCAAACCAGGTCTTTCCCCATCTGGCCATCCTTGTCTCCAGCTGGGTTTGGGGAGCACAGCCTGGGTTTTGGTAAAATTTGGTAAAATGCTTCCCTTTTCCTGATCAGTGCTGGGTTTTGGCGAGGAGGCTGTTGCAGCCCCACCCTGCTGATGCAGCTCTGGAGCCTGGGTCACCCAGGGctcacccacagccctggcacagcccctgtgagggtcagagctggcacagggtgcccagaccCCGGTGGGCACTGAGCACCCTTGGGTGATGCCCCAGGGGTGGTGCCAGgatggggagcagagggagaatgGAGCAGTGTGGGGTGATGGTGCCAGgatggggagcagagggagaatgGAGCAGTGTGGGGTGCGAGGGGGGCTCTGAACCCCCCGAATTTGGGGGtgctggaaggaggagcaggagccagcccggggctgcatcccacaggtcccacctgggctggatgggcctggagcagcctgggctggtgaaaggtgtccctgtgcctgtcGGGGGGgggaactggatgggctttaaggtgcTTTCAAACCCAATCATTCCATAAATTGTGATTCCCTTTGGCCGCGCTGGAGGATTCCGGGTGCGGGGACAGCCGGAGCCAGCgggagccgggctgggctggccgAGGGTGCCATCtcctggggacagacagacaaaaCAGAGCGACAGACACACagaacagagcaggggacaAAACAGAGCCTGCGGAGAGAGCCACAAACCAGAACCTGGGAACAGACACACAGTACAGAGCGACAGACACACAGATCTGATCCTGGGGACAGACACACaaaacagagcaggggacagacacacagatcctggagacagacacacagatctGATCctggggacagacacacagaacaGATCCTGGGGACAGACCCCCAGAAGAGATCCTGGGGACAGAGCCACAGACCAGACCccggggacagacagacacacagcacagaccccggggacagacagacacacaggaCAGACCccggggacagacagacacacagcacagaccccggggacagacagacacacaggaCAGACCccggggacagacagacacacagagcagaCCCTGGGGACAGCCGTGCCCAGGAGCTCCGAACAGCAGTGGGGACAAGGAGCCgcaccctggggacacggggatgccCTCACGAGTGGCAGTGCCACGGCATGGACACGACTCTGCAGagccccccagtgtccccagggccacaCATGGCCCGGTGACAGCGGtggcagccctgcagtgacGCTGGGTGCGCTGTGAGGTGACGGTGACAGGACAGGGGAATGCCCCgggacaggcacagcctggccccgGCGCCCCgcggggatttggggtgacaGAAATGAGCCCTCGGAGTGTTCTGAGCTCAGAACGAGCCCTCGGAGCCGGCTGCGCTCAGCCCGACCCACAGTCGGCAGTTTCGGCCGAAAAAGGCtcttcttccctttcccccagggctcctcttcctctccttccccccTCGGCCCCTTTTCTCAGCTCCTGAAGGCAGCAGGTGTGTGAGCAAACCTCCTGCCCAAGGCTCAGCACTGCCAAAAGCAGCCgggctgagggcaggaaatCATCCCAGCAAAGCTCAAGAAAGGGAAGGCAAAGCACCCCTAAAACTCCAGAGCCAAACACTGCCCACCCTGTCTGCCTGGGCTACCTGCAGCTCTCCTTGCAGCACTGCCACTGGGGCAAGAGCCCAGCACAAAAATAGATTTTGTTGTCAGGAAAAAACTGGGCTCTGTCACCCCAGAGAGAGTGGGGCACCTCCAGAGCCAGGTGCAGATGGGCCCTGAGGGATGCAAAACCTTGTGGGGGATGCAGGGGGATGCAGAGGGATTCACGGCACTGGGAGgatgcacagggagctgctggtttGTAAGAATCCTCGTTGATGCTCTGGGGAAGCAGTGAACTCAGCAGAGGAAGGGTTTAATCCAGAAATCCAGAACAAGGGGCGGTGGTGGCTGCCCAGAGCACAggaacagccccaggcagggcagggtggcagcCACTGCCttggctgtggggcaggagctCATGGGGCACCTCATGGAGGTGCTGGGGAGCCACAGAGCCCTcggaggctgcaggaggggtgAGGGTGTCTGGGGCACTGGGGGTGAGGAAGGGGGCACGCAGCCAAGGAAATGGGGCTCCAGCGCAGCCAGCCCCAGGACTGCACAGCTGAGAGcaccctgcctgctccctgctcagccaggAGGGACAAACCACCCCCAAGTGCTTCTCACTTCCCTCCCGAGGGCTCACCAGGGTGGAAACTGCGAGTCTCTGCTGCTATTTACAGCGGCGAGTTTCCCCTGCAAAACCCcgagagcagctcaggctggggcCGCCTCGGCAGGGccatctcctgctctgtgccacactcacccagcacaggcagtgccAAAATCGAGATTTCCCTCCCAGGGGaggctcagcacagcagtgatCCCGTCCTTTGTGCCAGGTACAACATGTGGCAGTGTGGCACTGTCCCTGTGGtgcctcctctgctgctccttgctccaagccctggggTGCTCAGGATGGTGCCAGAGCTGCTTCCCACCCTCCTTTAGGATCTGGGATCTCACGGGCCACATCCATGAGGTGCTGggctcctctgggctctgctccccctgaGCAGGACCAGCCTCCAGTGTCCCTGCAATGGGCACGGCAGCCAAACATCCCCTGGCCTCTCCAGCTGCACGTGGCGAGCACAAATCAGGAGATTTGAACCAAACAGAAGAGCCCTTGGTGCTGCTCCACGAGTGCTTTTAGTAACAGGTATTGCTGCTTCCTTCCTCCTCGAGCTGCTTCTGCAGAAAGGTCCCTCTGGGCCGAGCTGAGTCACGGCTGTGCCACGCTGCCAGCACCTCGTGTGCTGCCAAGCCATGCCCAgcatccctgcaggagcaggacaaacccctggagctgccagcagggcagagggggcTCTTTGCCCCTGTGAAAACGAGATGTGCTATTAATGAGTTATTAGTGTGCtattaatgagttattaatgagttattaatgctctgtgcccccagcccagccaggactCAGCTGCCCATGCAGGGCATAGCacagccctcctgcctcccagaCATGGAGGCACCTGAGAAAATCAGTGTCTAAGGCACctcaccaaaaataaaaaaatcagtgtttaaGGCAccccactgaaaaaaaaaaaaaaaaaaaaaaaaatcagcatttaaggcacttcaccaaaaaaaattaaaaaatcagtatttaAGGCAActcacaaaaataaaagaatcagTGTTTAAGGCAACTCACACATTCTGTGAATTGTGAGCAGGAGACATGAGAGTGGCTTGCGCTGACcatgctggggacatggggaggaTGGAAGTACTTGGTCCTGGCAGGGCAAAACTCCTTTCCTGGCAGGGTGAAACACCAAAACTCCTTTCCTGGCAGGGTGAAACACCTTTCCCTGAAGGAAACAcccccctggcacaggctgcagtgGTGGAACCACCCCTGGAGGGATTTTAAAGGCCTTTCagggtggcacttggggacgtggCTCTTCAGTGActgtggcagtgctgaggaCATGGCTGGGCTCAGTCTGAGAGGGTTTTTCCTACCTTTataattctgggattctgcTGATGGCTCCCACTGCACAGGGCCCTCTGCAATGTGCCCACCTGGCCCTGTCCTGGTGACACACCAGCCCGCAGGGTCCCCAcgctgtccccagcagcccagagccAATGCAGGGCTCTGAGTGTGCAGCCAATTTGCATGGAAGGGACGGGGGGAAGCCCCAGGAAGTGCAGAGCCAGGCATTAACCAAATCTCTCTAATAATaaccctgggccaggcagggctcagtgctgcagctccagggccatgGCTGGAGCCCAGGGGGAGTAACCACTGCTGAGAGCCACATGTGAGTGACCCATGcatggggggctctggggtgggatggggggtttggggccagggctggggctggggctgctcccagggccagcagggagaggagtctCTGTTCAGAGCTCCCAccctgctgtggggctggacGGGGAagcacagaatggtttgagctGGTGGGGAGCTGAATTCTCATCCAATTcccccccctgccatgggcagggacaccttccactgtcccaggtggctccaatctggccttgtccctgtccttgtcccagtccaacctggccttgggcacttccaggcatggggcagccacagctgctctgggcacctgtgccagggcctgcccaccctcacagggaagaatttttcctGATAATTTATCTAAATCTACCCTCCTTCAGCTAAAAGCCATTCCCCCCTGTCCTGTGGTTCCTTAAAGCTTGGCATGAGGGGTGTGTGGGGGAATTCGGAGTGTCCTGGTGGTTGAGAGGCAAAGACTCACCCGGCTCTGCTGGAAAATCCATGGCTGAGAATTCCGTGCTGGGAGCACCACGTGTACCTTGGGACTCCCCAGGGAGGGGAAGGTCTGTCCTAGAAGAGACCAAATATCTCCTTGGGGGTGTCCTTGGGAGGGAGGTGCTcaggctgcagcccctcagctttAACACAGCCCCAGATCTGTTCCCATCCTTATCCCATGGGAAACCCACCCAGGCCAAGGCTGGCTCAGCCCCCTGCCATCCCCAAgggctccctgccagccctggggctgctctgggtgcaAAGCCCAGGTTTGGTCCCAAAGCACCCGAGGGGAGCAGTGGCCTGAGCCTCGCTCTGCCCTGGGGATGtctcttttatattttatataaaattaaataagtcattatttaattttatagcAATGTTAATTGAAAGCCTGGGAGTGTCAGGGCAGCATCCCAGTGCAGAGAGGATTttcccctgggaatggggagggtttctcctgtgctgccccaggTAGGACCCAGCTCATCCTGCAGGGAAGGTTCtgggtgggcaggggcagcacagaTGTGCAAAGTGCCCAATCTCAGTCCTGGAGAGAGATCCTGCCAGAGCACAGGGGATTTTCGCTATAAAAATCAAAGTTTTGGCCCtgccaaagcagcagctcagcctgtgggCACACAGAGCTGACAATGCAGCTTGGGGAAGCtttgagcctttggggccatcAGCACCAGCATCTCCCAccctgcaggaaagagctgcaggaggctcagggagggATGAGGCTCTTGGGAGCCCTCTCATGAGCAAAGGGCTCATGGCCAGCACTGCCCCCCTCTGCTGGGTTTGAgcttcctgcagctgcagcccctgcgtgtggcacagcccaggggctgtcATCAGCCAGCCAATTCCTCTAAATGTGAGGTCTGGGTGGTTTTTgtgctgctgagagctgctcctgtgcccctGGCATCACATCCAGTGCACAAGGGCAGCAGAGGAGGGGACAAGCAGCCTGTGACAGGGACAAGAGCATGTCCACCTCCAGCTGGCACTGCTTAAACTGGTGCCTGAAGTCTCCTGGGGACATTTCCCTCCTTCTTCTGTTCTGACATTTCTTATTCATCAGCCTGGTTTCACTATGACACCAGAACACCCAAGAGAAAGGGCGGGAATGACACACAAGGTGGTGGTTCTGGTACTTTCAGAAAAGCCTGTAAGGACAGCAATAGTCCCCAGTGCTCCTCTGGCAGGTGCagggacccccagacccccagggcacagctcaggggcacctccaggccaggctgggctctgtgtgtgtcccctggcactggcacaggacacacacacagagcctgaCAGCAGACTGGGCTGTGTGCTCCTGGGCCCAGAGaggctgaggcacagccaggatCCCCCTGCAGGGTCCCAGCCCCAGAAGGGGACGAggtggctgcagagctcccCATGGTGACCCCCCACACCCACCTGTGTCTCTCCTGCAGCCATGGATGGGCCACGAGCGGGGCAGGATGCCATGAGGAACTGCACTGACCACGAGTACTGGGACACCCTCGTTGCGCAGTGCAtcccctgcagcctggcctGCAGGCAGTCCCTGGCCAGGAAGTGTGATGCTGTGTGTGGTGAGTCTGGGCTGCCGTGCATGGGAGAGCCAGGGATGGGGCCAGCCtgggagggaggagcagagcccggtttgagccccagggcagcctcagAGCCAGCTCAGGCCAAATGCACAGGGGGATGtgacagctccccagggatgggctggggctgcaggaccaggggctgcagctctgctcccttctGGGGTTACCAGGCTGAAGTCCAATCCTGTTCTCTACTggggaattcccaattccacCCTCCAAAGGCAGGGATGTGGATAATGACAAaccccagcctgggacagggccTGAAAACAGCTGGGGAGGAGGACAAGGGACAAATGAACTCTGGTGCCCAGCCCTATGCCAGCGCCCTTCCTGGAGTCACAGGCTGAGGTGGCTTCACCCCTCCAGGGCTCACTCAGCAGCCACAGGTGAACATCTCCTCCTTGAGGACAGGAGATGCCATTCCTGGCTTCCTGAGGCAGGTTTTAGTGTGTCCCAAGGCACTGTGCaagccccaggccagcagcagcagcagcagcagcagccaggagcccccaggcagcccaggctggctgaGACCATCCCCacccctcagctgcagcagggccctttccccagctctccaccccaaatcccgggtctgtccccctggcagccccacaggtgctgtcagtgctgggggTGCAGGCAGATCCCccctgagctgccagagcaggagctgggctcgGCCTGCCGTGCATTGGGGTGGGATGGATGTGCTGAGGACACCGTGGTCATCTCactcccctcctctctccttccccagAGTCCATGGACTGCAACAACAGACCGGGATTTTACTACGATGATCTGGTGAAGAGCTGCATCAGGTGCAGCTCGGTGTGCGGGCAGCACCCCCGGGAATGCGCCCCGTCCTGCGAGCGTGAGTTGGGCAAGGGGCACCAGAACCCCCCCTTGTCCTGGAACTGGGGCTGGGGAAAGCAGCCAGggcccatttcccatttcccccatcctaCCCTGGCCTTCGCTGGTGCTCACAGCCTGGGCagctcccggggcagggggcAGTTGGCAGCCGTGGGTCCCACCCGGCTGAGCTGCCCCAGGGAGGGGCAGAAAGAGGGGACAGGTAGAGCCCCAAGATCCCCAATTCTTACAGTGGGGTTGGGGTCCTACACCCACCTGAAGATGTGGGAGGGTGTGAATGGGATGTGGGCAGGGATCTCCTCCACCTCACCATGGAGCCCCAAGATAAACAATTCCTTCCCTGGGGTTGAGAAGATCCCTGAAGATGTGGGAGGGTGTGAAAGGGGTGTGGGCAGGGATCTCCTCCACCTCACCGTGGAGAAGCACCAGCGGGCAGAGGGGACACggagctgctcccaaacccttTCCCAGCGCAGGGCACAGCgctggcagctccaagggctcgGCAGAGGTGTCTGAGGTTTcccgtctgtctgtcctgcccgCAGCCACGCCCGCGGCCGTGCTGGAGCCGGAGCCGTGCGCGGAGCAGGAGCCGTGGCTGgcgctgtggctgctgctcggGCTGTGCCtcgccagcctgggctgctccctgctcctgggctggagCCACCTGCGCAGGAGGGCAGAGCCCGGACACTGCCAGCCCAGCGCCCCCTGCCACTGCCGGGAGGACCCTGCCAAAGGTGGGTGACACCGGGACAGGGGGCAGACTGGGGGGCAGGCTTGGGCTGACAGAAGAAAGCAGAGATGTTTCCTAAAAGTGagtgagaaaaagcaaaaacaatgAGAGTGAGcatgggagaggagcaggactgAAGCCCTGTGCCCGATTCTCCACCCTGACCCCTCAGTCACTCGCTCCCCAGGCACAGATTCCCTCTTGGAGCTGCTCCACGGGCAGCAAATCTCCAGTCTCCATCCTGAGGGTGAGGGGACAAAAGCCAACCCCCTTCCAAAATGAACACCTGAAAACAACCCAACCCTCTTCCAAAATGAACACCTGAAAACAAAAGCCAACCCCCTTCCAAAATGAACACCTGCcccagaaaaaccccacaagttTTAGTTCTGCAGCCAGAGGGGCTTTACAAGTCCTTATGTtagggagaaaaagagaaaggataatGTGGAAAAATTCAACATGGAAAAGGTGGTTTcattcttcctccttttcttctctgctgCCTTTCCAAAGAAAAAATTGCCTACTTACCTGTTTCTGCACACACATCACACACACCCATGTTTACATACACCCACCTCAAAGCCATCAATGTCAAAAATCCCTGAGGAAGACCCCATGAGCCAACGTGACACCTGGAGTCACTCCAGGGACTGTCCCTCAGGCCATTCCTGTCTGCTTTGCTGAAGGACACAGGGATCAAAGGGTGATTTTTAAGATAAGCCACCAGGTTTGGAGAGATTCTCTGGGTGTTCCTGGTGGTGCAGTGAGTccatgctgggagctgggtgTCCTCTCCAGGTCCAGGAGCAGCTTTTCACCGGCTCTAGGGCAGCAGCCCAGAGCATTCCCAGgtgagagctgctcctgggccccTCAGCTGATGCATTTATTTGCAGATGGGCTGGTGGAAGCCGCCAGCGTTGCTGAGGGATTCACCAGCATCAGAATCCCAGAGCCAGTGGAAACCTGTGGCTTCTGCTTCCCTGGACATGGCTCTGCTGTCCAAGAGACCAAACCGTGTGCCAGCAGTTCGGGCCACGCTGGGGACGGGGCTGCTCCCTCCTTCTCGGGGATCTGCAGCACGGGCAGCGCcggggccctgcccagccctgaggaCGGCCACTTCAAAATCATCTGCTCTCCTGCCCAGGAGAAAACACCCATGGTGTGAGCACAGAGGGGCTCCAGCACGGGATCACAGTGGGGggatgctctccctgcccccaaaCCAAAGCTGCTTCACCCTCTGttgcctggcacagcctctgCCCAGCCCGGGCTGCAGGACACAGGGCTGGAGGCTGCACAGAGCTGTTTGCTTCCACTCAGGAAaacaaattcccatttttcttgtGCACTCCCAGTGAGAGAAGTCACTTCCCATGTGGCAGCATCTGACTTGATCCTCCAGCTTGACCTGGGTGCATCCCAGCCCTTGGGGACATCTCCTGGGGGCTTTTCCTCCTGGTTCCACCACCAGCATCCCTGCAAAGGatccctgctctcctctccctgcagattccttcatCAATCAGAACAATGTTCAGCACAGCTGAAAACATCTCAAATGTGGAATTTGGTCCAAGGATTTACTGGTGAAATTGATAAGGAGCCAGTGTGGGAAGCTCCAGTGCCAGTTCCCAGCCATGGGTGAAGGTGAGGCTTTGCCTCAGGACCAGGACACGATGCTGCCTGCACatgaggagctgggacaggcacCAAAACCCTCAGTGGAACTGGGTTTAAATATGAAAATTCATCCAAGGCTGAGAACTTTCTACAAAACTGGATTTATGTATATCTGACCTGGGTTATTCTGAAGAGCTGGTAAAAGTGAGGAATCAGCTGGAGATAAAGCTGCTTTGAGAGAATATTTTTATCTAACCTGGCTTTGAAAGCTATCACGGAAAAATAGGGGTTTCAACATGTAATTTGAAGTTCTCATTTCCACTAAAGGAGactgtaagatttttttttttttttttttgcaaagaatCACTCCTGATAGGAGCTCATCCCTTCCACTGTCTTAAACTAGAGCTTTAAACTTGAAAGAATAAATGTAATTCAATATATGCACACCTTGGAAAGCAGGTTTTGCACTTACCTtggggcagcaccagcacatcctcccctggcagcagggctggcaatgcccccagctctgtgccccctCTGACCAAActtcccagcagggacagggaattCAGGAGAAGGAAAACCCTCAGCATCAGCCAGGgcctccccaggctgcccctTCCAGCAGGGGAACACCTGGATCCAGGCCAGCTCTGGTGCCCTACAGCCCTTCAGGTGCcacctcctggccatggcatttGCACAGAGATTCAGAACCTTATTTAAATACAGGACAGAATTAGTGAACACGTGCCACCAGTGCTGCAATTAGGGCATCCCTAAAGGATCAAGAGGTGTCAATTATTCAAATGAGGAGGATTTTAGGGCCATGCCTGTGCTATGAGAGCAGGAGCTCACCCTGTGTGgcaccaggagccccagctggctcaggaGGTCACTCAGCTcacacccagggctgggacagggctgctcctcctgtCACCGTGTGGTGTCtcaaaaattggggaaaacactcagcagaggcCAAGTCCTGCCCAGACACAGGAGGGGAGCATCCCTCACCCTCCCCTCCTTGTGGGAATGGAACTACAATTATCAGCACAGTAAAGGTAACAGAGAGCAACTGGAACAAATCAGCAGGAAAATAACAAACACCCTTAGCTGGAGAGCCAAGCGGAATCAGGGGATTTGGGCATTTTACAGCAGCTCTGAAGGATCATACCTGGAAACATCAGTTCCAGTGTTGGAGGGACACCATGAACAGGACACAGCAATTCCAGATGGTCAAGTCCAACCACATTGGGAATTAAGGGCACTGATTCTGAGCAGGATCCCCTGCCCAGGGCTTAACCAATTCtcacatttctgctttttccatCAGGCACCAGCATCAGGCAAAGCTTTATCTCTACTCCAGAGGCTGAGGGACATGAAAATGTAGCTAAAAGCACTTTCTGGCTATTTTTGTGTCCCCTGTAGAGCCGTGTTCACTGCTGGCAGGTAACAGAACACACCCCACCGTGAGCCTGCACGGCTGCACCACTCTTTGTTTCCAGTCATTTCTGCAAATGCCTCCTCCCAACAGACCCAGCTGTGCCGATAGAAAATGTCCCTCAAAATAAACAAGTCAAGCCCAAAGTGCTCCCCTGGATGAGGAGCTGTCAGTGCTGGCTGTCAGCACCTCAGGGAGCCTTTGCCTCACCCtcccttgggctgctccagcgtTTTCCTGCAGGCGATGCTGAGGGAGTTCCAGAGGAACCTCCCGGGAATGAttcagtgcaggagctgcagggctgaaggggagagggagagagggctGTGTGTGAGAGAAAGCAGCAGGAGGGGTAGGGCTGCTCGTAcgccagcagctgctcttccATTTTtataggaaaagggaaaatgctgTCCCCTCCTCTCGGAACCGGCGTGGATTTACTGCTGCTGGAAACAGAACCTGGTGTgactggggcagggacacacgGGGGGTGGCTGCTAGCGGGGAGAGGGGGTAAGAAAAGAATAATAGACCTTTTAATACCCTAAGAATTCTGCTTTTGAAACCAAAAAGAGAGCCTTGAAAGCTCCCCCGAGAACCATCTGCGCCGGTGCAGCCGCACAGAGCAGAAGCCTCTCCACCAGATGGGCGGGGAGGAAAAATTAAGGGTGATTTATACGGCTGCCTCGTCCCTAAACAATTTGTTCCTGAAGGCTTTAACAAAGCCGGCTGCGGCAGCTCCGCCGGCTGAGCGTGTGCTGTGCAAAACACAATTCATTAAAAGGGCAGCCAAAGGCTCAGAGCGACAAAGCGAAGGCAGCGCTGGAGTCATCCTCATTCTCATCCCCATCATCATCGTCATCCTCCTCGGCGTTTGCCGCGGGGTGGCAGTCCCGCTCCGGCCGGGATGCAGCGCAGCAGCGCTGGGGATGAGGGCTGGCTCGCTGCTGCCTTCCTCCGCAAGCTGCTGCATTATTAACCAGCACGGAGAGCGCCGCACCGGGCCGTGCCCGCCCGGGGAAGGAGGGGCCCCTTCCTGCGGCTCCTGCTCAGGAACGCTCGGCTCAGAGCGGGCGGCACCGAGCACAAATGGAATGAAATTGTTACACAGGCAGGAACGCGATGGTCTCGGCAGCGCCGGGCACCCCCGCACCACACCCAAGCTCCCGGGTCTGGCTCGGGGTGTTCCATT
This Zonotrichia albicollis isolate bZonAlb1 chromosome 16, bZonAlb1.hap1, whole genome shotgun sequence DNA region includes the following protein-coding sequences:
- the TNFRSF13B gene encoding tumor necrosis factor receptor superfamily member 13B, coding for MDGPRAGQDAMRNCTDHEYWDTLVAQCIPCSLACRQSLARKCDAVCESMDCNNRPGFYYDDLVKSCIRCSSVCGQHPRECAPSCEPTPAAVLEPEPCAEQEPWLALWLLLGLCLASLGCSLLLGWSHLRRRAEPGHCQPSAPCHCREDPAKDGLVEAASVAEGFTSIRIPEPVETCGFCFPGHGSAVQETKPCASSSGHAGDGAAPSFSGICSTGSAGALPSPEDGHFKIICSPAQEKTPMV